TGCACTATTGTATTGCGACGCTGTTATTATTTTGTTCCAGTACTTCCAAAACCGCCCGTACCTCGCGAAGTATTGCTTAATTCTTCCACTTCTTCCCAAACGGCGCGTTCGTGTTTTGCGATTACTAATTGGGCGATGCGCTCGCCGTGCTCAATGGTAAAATCTTCGTTGGAAAGATTTACTAAAATTACTCCAATTTCGCCGCGATAATCGGCATCAATTGTTCCGGGAGAATTTAATACCGTTATTCCCTTTGTGGCTGCGAGCCCACTTCGAGGCCGAACTTGCGCTTCAAAACCAATAGGTAATTCTATAAAAAGTCCGGTTTTTACTATGGCGCGCTGTAATGGTTTTAAGGTTGAAGGTTGGTCTACATTTGCACGCAAATCCATTCCGGCCGAAGCAATAGTTTCATACGATGGCAACGGATGGTTAGATTTATTGATGATTTTTATGCCGGTAGGTACGCATTGCTGAACCTTATTCGCTGAGGGCATATCTTCATTTATATTCATATATACAATTTAAAAAGGCCTGGCTGCCCGAGACCGAGATTTTGATTACTTTTTAATAATTTTTAAAAAATCATTTTTTTCGGAATAATACATAATAGCTGTAAATACTAATAACAACGCTGTTCCGAGATAAATATTTCCGTTGAAAATGTAAAAGGAAATACCGGAAAAGCCAACTGCCAACAATAGATAGCTGCTTATTTTTTTTACGTCGTAGGGCACATCGTAGTACTTCCGGCCGTAAAGATACGAAAGCACCATCATACTGCCATAGGCGGCGAGTGTTGCAATGGCAGAGCCCATATAACCAATTATTGGAATTAAAATATAATTGAGCACGAGAGTTACTGCTGCTGCAAAAATAGAGATATATGCGCCGTATTTTGTACGATCTGTAACCTTGTACCAAACCGAGAGATTGTGATAAATTCCTAAAAACAAGTTGGCCAATAAAATGAGCGGTACAATCTTTAATGCTTCCCAATATTGACTATTTGGAATTAAAATGCGTTTAAAAACATCAATATAAACTACTACCACCAATAAAATAAAACACCCAAAAAAGGTAAAATATTTTGTGATGGTTGCATACGTAGTTTTTGCGTTACTTTCTTTTGAATGATTAAAAAAGAAAGGTTCTATCCCCAGTCTAAAAGCCATTACGAAAAGGGTCATAAACATGCCGAGTTTATAACAGGCGGAATAAAGCCCCACCTGTATTTCGGCAATATTTTCGGGCAATAAATATTTTAAGAGAATCCGGTCAAAGGCTTCATTTATACTAAAAGCAATACCCGCAAATAGCACGGGCAGGGCATAACGCATCATTTGTTTCCAAATAACACGATTGAAGCCCAAACCAATTTTTACATAGAGCGGAAGTAATACCAAAAGTGTTACCGCACTTGCTATTAAATTGGCAATAAAAACGTAAGCCACCTTATTTTCGGGAAACCATAGGGCGTTCCAATAGCTGCTATTAGCAGCTAGTTTGGGAAGTATTAAGAGGAAAAATATATTAAAAGCAAGGTTTATTGCCACGTTAAAAATTTTAATTGCGGCATATCGAGTAGGTTTTTCATTTACGCGAAACCAGGCAAAAGGCAGCACCACCAAAGCATCTAACGCCAAGATTATTAACCCATAGGTAACGAACTCGGGTTTAAATTCAGAAATTTCTGCAATACTATTTCTTAATAACAGGGTAATTCCCAAAAAGAGTAATGTAGAAACCGTTAGCGAGGTAAGGGTAGTGGATTGTACAATTTTTTGCTGGGAGGTGTGTTTGGTAATAAATCTAAAAAAGGCGGTTTCCATTCCGTAGCTAAGAAGCACATTTCCCAAAATAAGAAAAGCCATTACGGTAGAATAAATTCCGTATTCTTCGGGCAATAGCACTTTTACATATAGCGGAACAAGAATAACCGTAAGCAAACGCGGGAGTACGGTGGCCAGCCCATAAATAAAAGTTTGCTTAAAAAGTTTTTTGAAAACGCTCAATTGGGTGAAGTTTTATAGCATAAAAGTATTGAAAATATTGGGCAATCAGGTAATTATGATTGGGCTTATCAATTAAAAAGTTCGCCAATTTCCCGTGGAATTTTTGTAGGTCTAAAAGTTTTTCCGTCTAAAAAGCACCACAGTGTTTTTGCTTCTACGATTATTTTACCATCTGCTGGGCGAATTATTTTATAATGCCGTTCGCTTTTAACGCCTTCATAACTGTCTATCCAGGTTTGGGTTTCCAATTCTTCGCCTAAAAATGAAGGGTTTCTGTACGAAATAAAATGATTTAAAACTACCCACACATTTTCTTTGCGTTGTTCTTCGGTAGTTTTTGAAATCCAATGTTCTTCTGCGGTATCTAAACACCATTGAAGATATGTTACATTATTTACATGGTTTAACTCGTCTATAGCCGAAGCCGGTACGATAAAGCGATGTTTATAAACAGAAGTTTTCAAAATCCTAAAATCATTTTTGCAATTAAAAAATAGGTAAGTATTCCGAAAATATCGTTGCTAGTTGTAATAAACGGACCGGTTGCTACTGCGGGATCAATACCTCTTTTGTCTAAGATAATTGGTATAAAAGTACCAATGAGTGCAGCCAAAAGTATAACTGAAATAAGCGCTGCTCCAATGCTAATGGATTCTAAATAACTTGTGTGAAATATAAAATGACTTATAAAAAGAACAATCATTGCGATTGAAAGACCATTAATTAACGCCAGCCCAGACTCCTTAAAAAGACGGGCAATTATATTGCCTTTTAAAGTATTGTTTGCCAAACCTTGAACTACAATGGCGCTGGATTGTACCCCTACATTTCCGGCAGTTGCCTGAATAAGTGGAACAAAAATCAAAATTCGCGGAAAGCTCTCCAATATTTCCTGAAACCCAGAAATAATACTCGCAGCGCCCAAGCCGCCAAACATACCAATTAACAACCAAGGCAAACGGGCACGGGTTTGTTTAAAAATACCATCGTCTGCCTCCACATCTTTTGTAATACCCGCAGCCATTTGGTAATCTTTCTCGGCTTCTTCTTTTATAAAATCTACTATATCGTCAATAGTAATTCGTCCTACTAGAATGCCATCTTCATCAACAACGGGGAGAGCTTCCAAATCGTATTTCTGCATAATACGCGCTACATCTTCGGCTTCGGTGTGCACGTTTACATAATCTACTTTTGGAATATAAACTTCGCTAATATGTGCACGTCCGGGGGCGGTAAGTAAATCTTTTAACGAAAGCCTTCCTTTTAGTTTTCCGTGTTTGTCGGTAACGTAAATAGAGTGAACGCGCGTAACGTTTTCGGCTTGCCGGCGCATTTCGCGTACACAGCCAGCGACGGTCCAACTTTCTTTTACTCGCACAAGTTCTTTTGCCATTAAACCACCCGCAGTATCTTCATCATAACGCAAAAGATCTACAATATCTGCGGCGTGTACTTCGTCTTCTATGTGCCCAATTACTTGTTTTTGAACATCGTCATCCAATTCTGCAATAATATCTGCAGCGTCATCGGTGTCCATTTCATCTAGCTCATCGGCTATTTCGGAAGGGGTAAGCTTGTCTAGAATTCGCTCTCTAAAATCGTCGTCTAGCTCTATTAAAACTTCACTGGTTACTTCGCTGTCCAGCAGTTTTACAATATATGTGGCCTCTTCAGTATTGAGTTCGTGCAGCAGTTCGGCAATATCAGCAAAGTGAAATTCTTCTAAAAGCGCTGTTAGTGCAGGGCCATCGTTATTTTCAATGAGCTGTTCAACCTGCTCGATAAATTCATCTGTCAGTTGAAATTGCATCATTTTCTAGTTTTTGGGTGAGTGCTATAAATTGCGATACGGAAAGCTGTTCCGGACGTTGGCCAAAGATAGTATCTTCTTTTATTTTATCTGAAAGATTAAAAGATTTTAAACTATTGCGAAGGGTTTTTCTACGTTGTTGGAAGGCAGTTTTTACAACTTTATAAAGCATTTTTTCGTTGCAAGCAAGGGTAAAGTTTTCTTTGCGTTTAAGCCTAAGTACGCCGCTATCTACTTTTGGCGGTGGATTAAAAACTGTAGGAGGAACGGTAAAGAGATATTCTGCTTCATAAAAGGCTTGTGTTAAAACTGAAAGTATGCCATAGGCTTTGCTGCCTTCTTTTTCGCAAATGCGCTGTGCTACTTCTTTTTGAAACATTCCTGTAAATTCTGGGATTTGTGCTTTCCATTCCAACATTTTAAAAACAATTTGTGTTGAAATATTATATGGAAAATTACCCGTAATACCGAATTGTTCCGCTCCAAAAAGTTGCGAAAGATCATATTTCAAAAAATCTGCTTCAATAACTTTTAAATTCTTGTTGGGATAATTTTTATTTAAGAAAACGATAGATTCGGTGTCGAGATCCATTGCAATTACCGCCACATCCTTTTCAACTAAATACTTGGTAAGCACACCCATTCCGGGGCCAATCTCCAGCACATTTTTGTAACCTTGAAGCGAGAGTGTGTCGCCAATTTTTTTGGCTATTGCTTCATCCTTCAAAAAATGTTGGCCAAGGTGTTTTTTAGCGCGTACCGTTTCTGAATTTGAATTTTCTCTGGCTTTGTCTCGGTTTTCCTTTTTCATTAAAAAATTTGCAAAGTTTTTTCGGATTTGTACACAAGGGTATTTGCAACGTACGGAGGGTACCTTGGCTATTGATTAAAAATTTCGTTGTGGGCTTCGCCAATAACTTCGAGCTCGGTTCGGAAGGCTACAAATTTTCCTTCAAAAGGATTGCTTTGCGCGCGGAGCTTATCGGCATTTTCGGAATAATATTTTTCGAGCGTTTCTTTACTATCTGTGGTGTATTGCACGGAATAGGTTGTGCCGCCCATTTCTTCTTCTATAACTACGCGCGTTAGTAAGGCTTTTTTAAATTTTCCGGTGGCTAGCATAGCGGGAATGTGTACTGTTTTCATCCAGTTAAGCCAAGTGTCGTGTATGGCTTGATCTACATTTATCGTTACATTATAGATGTACATATTTTGTAAAATTTAAAATTTTGTGTGCAAAATTACAAATAAAAGGAAACCTAGTGGGTTTAAAAATCTTTAGTGTTAGGCTTTAATTTATAGCATCGCCGCGCAAAGAACGATACTTTTTCCGCGCTTCAACAAAATAAATGCTATCTGCGTAGTTAAAGATTATAGCTTCGTATTGCGCTTTTGCTTTTTGCGGTTGGTTTAGTTTTTCTTCGTAAATCTGGGCGAGTCTATAATGGGCATTGTCTGCTAGGATATCGTCGCTATAAAATTCGGTAATTTTTAAATAGTTGCTTTCGGCTTTGGTGTATTCGTGAAGTTTTTCATAAACCAGCCCCTGTTTATAGAGTGCTTCGTCTTCAATTTTTTCGCCTTTATGATTGGTTAAAATATCATCCAAAACAGCAATGGCTTCGGTGTTTCTGTCTTGAAAAGCCAGCAGATCGGCACGGGCGTATTTTTTAAGTGCGGTTTGTGTGGAGTCTTCCAGTGAGTTATCGCGAATTAATAAACTGAGTTCCATAGCGTCGTTGGCAATTAATTGCGAAGTAGATTTTTTTAGGACATCTAATTGTACCTGTGCCCATTCAAAATCGCCTTTAAAATAACTGGTGCGTGCAACTTTAAAACGGGCTTCTTGTGCCAAAACGTCGTTCTGTACTTTTTTCTGGATTTGAGAATAATAAATAAGGGCTTCGTTAAACTTTTCATCGAAGACCAAAATATCTGCGAGCGCCATTTTTACGTGAGCTTCCTGATAGGGCGTTAGATTTTGCTTTGCCAGCGATTTTAAATTTTCGATTGCCAATTCTTTATTATTTGCCTGAAAGGCTAAAAATTGATTGTAATCTACTTGTAATGAATAGGTTTCGCGATTGCGGCCGAATTCGTCTAAAAGGTTTTTAAATTTATTTGCTACCTCAGGATATTGCTCGGCTGTGGCGGTTTTCACCTCCATTTTCATAAGAATTTGATTGCCTTGCAATTTACTTTGTGGCGTAAACGAATTTTCAATAATGTAGTTTACTATTTCCCTGCCGGCCTCGTAATCTTCATCGGCGATAGCTATATAGGCTAGGTTTGTAATTCCGCTGAGATTGTCGCCTAGGCGTTTGTAAATTGCTTTTTCTTGTGTAAAAGCTTTTTTATATTCTTTTTGTTGAATAAATAACCAGCTTAACAATTGGTTGTAAAGAACATCCGGATTTTGCTGCAACCGTTGCAAAAGTATTTTTTTTAGCAATAAATTTGCTTCGTTATTTGGATCTTCGGTGGTATAAAGACTGAAATATCGCTGCGCATTTCCCTTATATGAATTGTTTTTTTCTACCAGCCCCAAATAGCTATCGAACATTTTTTCCAATTTGCCCTGCTCGCCATAAATTTGCGCCAGTTGCATGTTAAAATCTAGTTTGTCGCTTAGCGCCATTGCTTTTTCGTAAGCGGTTACTGCTTCGTCCAACAGGCTGTATTTTTGAAATGTGTTGCCAATAATGTAGGAGAAATTTGGGTTTTCGTCAATTATTTCGATGGCTTTGTTATAACTTAAAGTAGCCAGTTCGGTTTTGTTTTGAAGGGTGTAATTGTGGCCTAACTCTACGAATAGCTGCGGAAAGTTTCGTCCGCTGCCCAATTTTTCCTTAATAAGTTGCTCGGCTTCTGTAAAATTTTCGAGCTGTTGATTGCTCTGTACCACACCCATAAAATAATCGAGTCGGTATGGATTTTCCTTGTTCAGTTTTTCATAAATACGCAATGATTTTTCGAACTCTCCTTGTTCGAAATAATTTTTTGCCAAAGCATCGCTCTGTGAAAAGCTTGCCGTAGCGGTAAAAAAGAGTACTATACATAGAATTCTGCGCATGCCGTAAATATACGTAAATAGCCCGATAGCTAAAGGTAACTTGTAAAAATTATCAAAAACAAAGCCACGAATGCAATAGGTGTGCAATCTTATTTTGTTGGCATCCTAGTAAAAGAAAAGAGGCTGTATAAAGCTTAAGATTTGTATAATTTTGCTTGCTTGAGTGCCACCAAAAAAAATTGGTTTGCAATATCTTGCCGTTGAGGCTTTCGCTGAAACAAGCTTTAAATCTTACATTTTAAACAGCCTTTGTGCAGTGGGAAATATTATTTTAACCTAGTTCTTCTAAATCTAATTCGTCAATGGCATCCCAAGTTTCGTCTATATCCATATTGGTGCCTTTTGCTTCTAGGTAAAAACGGTTTCCTTCCATAAGTTGGATGGTGCTTCTATTGTTGCCAGTACGATATTCTTCAATGGCTTTTTTGCCATTTTTGGTAACAGTACGTCGGGAGCCGTGCTCGTCTTCTTCTTCAAAATCTTGAGACATGACCATTCGCATACCCATTGTTGCTGCTGCTCCTACTTGTCCTGCACCATCAATTATATTTATTGAAAACTTTTTCGATTTGTCTTCGTTAGCGTATGTAGCTTCAATAGACGAGATATTCATCATTCCTGCTTGGCCAGCTTTATAGCTTATGCGTTTCATTCCGTTTACCTCTTCTGGCATCCAAGATTTTAATTCTTCATTGGTAAGTGGAGTAATGTCCTGCAGTTCTTTTATATCATCCTGCATATTGGTCATTTCTTTTACCGCATTTGTAGTGTTGGAAACAGCATCTTTCGTTTCCTTGATTTTCTTGCTCACTGGATTGTCTTTACAGCTCGCAAAAGCTGCAAGAACCAATAGGGCTAATACATACTTCTTCATATTTGAAAATTTTAGTTAGTAAATAAATTTAATTAAAATACTAAGGTAATCAATATGAATAAGATAAGACAATTTAAAGTGAAAGAAGGCTACATTTCCGAAGCTACTTTTTCTAATTGGGTGTACCAATTTTCGCCAAATTTTCGGATAAGGGCTGTTTTTACAAATTTGTAAACCGGTACTTTTAGTTCTTTTCCCAGAGTACAGGCGTCGTCGCAAATTGGCCAGCGATGATAGTTAACTGCCGAAAACTCGCTGTATTCCTGTACGCGCACTGGGTATAAATGGCAAGAAATTGGTTTTATAAATCCTGGAGCTATGGAGTCAATTGCGCCAGCATTATGGGCGTCTTCAATGCCACAGCTTGCAATACCACGTTCGTTAAAGGTTACGTAGGCACATTCTTTTCCATCTACCAAGGGAGTTTCTAATTCGCCTTGTGTGGTTTTAATGTGAGTGCCTTGTTTTTCAATTGCCTCAATGCCTTCTGGCCGTAGAAATGGTTTTACTTTCGGGTAAATTTCTTTAAGAATAGACACCTCTTTTGGGGTGATGGGGGCGCCTGCTTCGCCCTCAATACAGCACGCACCTTTGCACGCATGGAGGTTGCACACAAAATCTTTTTCGATTATATCTTCAGAAACGATCGTTTTTCCCAGTTGAAACATGCGGCAAAGATAGTTGTTTTGTAATTTGGGCATAGTAAAATTTATGCTTTTATTAACCACATAAAATTCTGTGGCAACCAATTATATTTTATAATTTTGCCGCCTCAAAAAAAAGGGTATGACTTTAAATTTCAAAGAAATAGCAACGGCCACAATGGTGCTTTTTGCAGTAATAGATATTGTAGGAAGTATTCCTATTATTATTGGGTTGCGTGAAAAGGCTGGCCATATTAATTCTGGCAAAGCCTCTATTATAGCAGCAGTAGTGATGATTGTCTTTCTTTTTTTAGGAGAAAGTATTTTAAATCTCATTGGAGTAAACGTAAATGAATTTGCCGTAGCAGGTTCGTTGATACTTTTCTTTATTGCTTTGGAAATGATTTTGGGCGTTACCCTTTTTAAAGAAGGCGATACGAGCCCTGATTTGGCTTCTATTTTTCCATTGGCTTTTCCGCTGTTGGCCGGTCCGGGAAGTTTAACTACGCTACTGTCCTTACGTGCCGAATATCAGCTTCAAAATATAATTGTTGCTATAATTGTAAATATTATAGTAATATATGTGGTTTTAAAAACTTCGGGGAAATTGCAGCGTTTTTTAGGAAAAAATGGAATTGCAGTAATTCAAAAAATATTTGGTGTAATTTTGCTTGCAATTGCTGTGAAGCTATTCACCTCAAACATTCAAGAATTATTTAACCATTGATATTATGAAAACTGTAATTTATATAATGATTGCCCTCGCTGCAATATTGGTTGTATTTAACGCTACCAAATTAAACTTTGAAAACCTGCTAAATGGCGACAGCGGCGTTGCTTTCATCTGTATATTAGCGGGGTTTTGTGCAATATTACTATTAACTATTCTGCTTATTTCCAAAAGAATTGCAGCGCAGACCAAAAAGTAAGGATTTTAGTTATTGCCGATAGCATTATTGGCCTCCAGTTCTAGAACTTTTAGAATCATGGGATCGTTTTCGTTTAATATAATCTCGTAAGCATTGGGGCCGAATAGCTGTTGGGCGATATTGGCTTTTAGGGTTCTTCTTAATTCTTCGGTGTAATTTGAAAGATCTATTTGCGCTTCATTAAACTTGGCATATTCTATAAATTCTTCTGAAAGGCTCTTATCAATTTTATAGTTTTTTCTAAAGTCTTCAAAATTCATATCTTTAAATAGGGCTCGGTTTTTTTCGAGATATTCAAATATAAAATAGCTCATAAATCCGCTTCGCGAAACGTATTGAAGTGTTTCGTTTTCTACACTCGTGTCTTTCGCCACAAATACGTCTGGAATTATTCCGCCGCCACCGTAAACCACTTTTCCTTTGGGCGTGGTGTATTTTAATGAGTCTGCTACTTTTATGCTATCTGCGTGTAATAATTCGCCGTTGCGATAGCGTTTTTCGTACTCATTGTAATAGGTGTCGTTCCCATTACCGTATGGGCGCTGGATAGAACGGCCGGTGGGAGTGTAATACCTGGCAATGGTAAGGCGGACCGCACTGCCATCTCCGAGCGACATTTCGCGCTGCACCAGACCTTTTCCGAACGAACGACGGCCAATTATTGTGCCTTTATCGTTGTCCTGCAGTGCGCCAGCTACAATTTCGCTTGCCGAAGCTGAGTTTTCATTAATTAGCACATAGAGTTTTCCGTGTTCAAAATCGCCGCGGCGCGTGGCATAGGTTTTATTTATTTCGCCACTTTTGTTTTTTGTGATTAACACGAGTTTGTTGTTTTCTAAAAACTCATCAACAATACGTTCGGCAGTAGAAATATAACCACCCGGATTATCGCGAAGGTCTAAAACCAATTTAGTGGCTCCTTGGTCTTTTAATTTTTCGAGGGCCGATTCAAACTCCCTAAACGTAGTTTCTGAGAAGCGATTTATTTTTATGTAGCCCAATTCTTCTTCAATCATATACGAAGCGTCAACACTTACCAGAGGCACCTGCTTTCTTCGCACTTTAAATTCTAAGGTTTTGTTTTCGCTCGGTCTATAAACATCTAGTGCAACTTTACTGTTTATTTCGCCTTTTAAATAATTGGAAATGCTGTCGCGCTGCACCAATTCGCCGAAAAGTTTTTTACCGTCGGCATAAATTATTCTGTCGCCACCTTTTATTCCGGCTTGCTCTGCGGGACCACCTTCAATAGTGCGAATAACGGCAATGGAATCTTTATAAATATAAAAACTTACGCCTATACCAATAAAGGCGCCGCGCATGTCGTCTGCACTGTGTTGATATTCTTTTTTGGGAATATAAACCGAATGGGGGTCTAAGTTGGAAAGGATTCCGTAAACGGTTACATCTACAATACTGTCTGTGTTTACTTTATCTACGTATTCATAATCTATATAGTCTATAAGCCTATTGAGCTTATCTTTTTTGGAACTGGTCGCAAAAATTTTTTCGGTATTGTCATTAAAATTTAGCTTCGAACCAATAAAAACGCCTATGGCCAGAGCCAATCCAATCCACAGCGGCAAGTATTTTTTTTGCTTGTTAAGTGTTGTCGAAGTTTTATTTTTCATTATACCGATTCCAAATCTGAAATATGCTGCACGCTCACTCCTGCTTTTTCAAGAAAAGCGATTCCAGAGTTGTCTTTATATTCATTGAGGTAAACCATTCTCTTTATACCTGCTTGGTGAATTAATTTGCTACACTCCTTACAAGGCGACATTGTAATATATAATGTGGCGCCTTGGCAGGCCTGTGTGCTGGAGGCTACTTTTAGTATTGCATTTGCTTCGGCGTGTAGCACATACCACTTTGTGTATCCTTGATCGTCTTCACAAATGTTTTCAAAACCTGTAGGGGTGCCGTTGTACCCGTCGCTTATTATCATTTTATCTTTTACAATAAGCGCGCCAACCTGTTTTCTTTTACAATAGGAGAGTTTGCTCCATTCTTGGGCCATCCGTAGATAGGCAATATCGTATTTGCGTTGTTTGCTGTCCTTCATACTTTTAAATAGACAACGAAATTACTTTGAAGTTACGCCACTGCCAAAAAAAATGTTGTTAACTTCTTGCCAAAGAAAAAACTTGCTTGTAGTTGTACCAGTTTTTGCAAAGGAAGATATTTTTAAAATCGAAGCCTATTGGTGTTATTATGAGCTGTTACAGTTTAAAAAATCCAATTATTGATGAGCATTGGTATAACCATTCCTATTACCAATGAAGAAACTACCAAAACCCAATCTCTTTTGTTGAAACGGAATATAGTTTGAAAGATAAAAGCAATAATTAAAAAAACGATAACAACTATAATTTGGGCAGTTTCAATACCGAGGGCAAATTCCAGTAATGGTAGCAATTCCCTGCCGCTGTCTAATGCGGTAAAGAAAGAGGCAAATCCCAAACCGTGAATGATTCCGAAGAAAATAGTAACAATGTAGAGCATGCCAATTTTTTCGAACTTTTTCTCCTTTCCCGCGGTAAAAAGGTTAAATAGCGCCGTAACCAAAATAGTTACGGGTATTAAAAACTCAATTACCTTTCCCGAAACACTCACTACATTATAGGCTGCCAAAAGCAGCGATAGCGTGTGCCCAATGGTAAACATGGTAACTAAAATTAGTAATTTTTTCCACGAAGAGAAATTATAGGCAGCGCATAAAACTATTAAAAATAGAATATGATCGTAGGCTTTCCAATCCAATACATGGTGCAGGCCAAGATTAAAATACAACCAGAAATCAGTCATGAAGGGGAGTAGTTTGTAAAGTTTGTCAAATATACATTTTTGTGGGGAAGATATCAATGAATTTGGCCAAGGATCGAAAACTTTGCCAATGAGGTGGTTTTTAATTATTTCTAAAATAGTTGTTTAAATATTTTAAAAAATTGGCATGTTAATTATATAGCGTAAATAACACATAATTAGATATTTAAAAGCGTTGTTCAAAAAAATAATTACAAAAAAGATGTCATGTGTTTTTCATTTTTATTTTGAAGTATTATTGTCATTTTGCTTCATCTTTAACAGCTAATTTATCAACATCATAGAAACGGTATTA
This region of Aequorivita marisscotiae genomic DNA includes:
- the dut gene encoding dUTP diphosphatase, whose protein sequence is MPSANKVQQCVPTGIKIINKSNHPLPSYETIASAGMDLRANVDQPSTLKPLQRAIVKTGLFIELPIGFEAQVRPRSGLAATKGITVLNSPGTIDADYRGEIGVILVNLSNEDFTIEHGERIAQLVIAKHERAVWEEVEELSNTSRGTGGFGSTGTK
- a CDS encoding oligosaccharide flippase family protein — protein: MSVFKKLFKQTFIYGLATVLPRLLTVILVPLYVKVLLPEEYGIYSTVMAFLILGNVLLSYGMETAFFRFITKHTSQQKIVQSTTLTSLTVSTLLFLGITLLLRNSIAEISEFKPEFVTYGLIILALDALVVLPFAWFRVNEKPTRYAAIKIFNVAINLAFNIFFLLILPKLAANSSYWNALWFPENKVAYVFIANLIASAVTLLVLLPLYVKIGLGFNRVIWKQMMRYALPVLFAGIAFSINEAFDRILLKYLLPENIAEIQVGLYSACYKLGMFMTLFVMAFRLGIEPFFFNHSKESNAKTTYATITKYFTFFGCFILLVVVVYIDVFKRILIPNSQYWEALKIVPLILLANLFLGIYHNLSVWYKVTDRTKYGAYISIFAAAVTLVLNYILIPIIGYMGSAIATLAAYGSMMVLSYLYGRKYYDVPYDVKKISSYLLLAVGFSGISFYIFNGNIYLGTALLLVFTAIMYYSEKNDFLKIIKK
- a CDS encoding acyl-CoA thioesterase: MKTSVYKHRFIVPASAIDELNHVNNVTYLQWCLDTAEEHWISKTTEEQRKENVWVVLNHFISYRNPSFLGEELETQTWIDSYEGVKSERHYKIIRPADGKIIVEAKTLWCFLDGKTFRPTKIPREIGELFN
- the mgtE gene encoding magnesium transporter, whose amino-acid sequence is MMQFQLTDEFIEQVEQLIENNDGPALTALLEEFHFADIAELLHELNTEEATYIVKLLDSEVTSEVLIELDDDFRERILDKLTPSEIADELDEMDTDDAADIIAELDDDVQKQVIGHIEDEVHAADIVDLLRYDEDTAGGLMAKELVRVKESWTVAGCVREMRRQAENVTRVHSIYVTDKHGKLKGRLSLKDLLTAPGRAHISEVYIPKVDYVNVHTEAEDVARIMQKYDLEALPVVDEDGILVGRITIDDIVDFIKEEAEKDYQMAAGITKDVEADDGIFKQTRARLPWLLIGMFGGLGAASIISGFQEILESFPRILIFVPLIQATAGNVGVQSSAIVVQGLANNTLKGNIIARLFKESGLALINGLSIAMIVLFISHFIFHTSYLESISIGAALISVILLAALIGTFIPIILDKRGIDPAVATGPFITTSNDIFGILTYFLIAKMILGF
- the rsmA gene encoding 16S rRNA (adenine(1518)-N(6)/adenine(1519)-N(6))-dimethyltransferase RsmA, which produces MKKENRDKARENSNSETVRAKKHLGQHFLKDEAIAKKIGDTLSLQGYKNVLEIGPGMGVLTKYLVEKDVAVIAMDLDTESIVFLNKNYPNKNLKVIEADFLKYDLSQLFGAEQFGITGNFPYNISTQIVFKMLEWKAQIPEFTGMFQKEVAQRICEKEGSKAYGILSVLTQAFYEAEYLFTVPPTVFNPPPKVDSGVLRLKRKENFTLACNEKMLYKVVKTAFQQRRKTLRNSLKSFNLSDKIKEDTIFGQRPEQLSVSQFIALTQKLENDAISTDR
- a CDS encoding DUF4286 family protein; translated protein: MYIYNVTINVDQAIHDTWLNWMKTVHIPAMLATGKFKKALLTRVVIEEEMGGTTYSVQYTTDSKETLEKYYSENADKLRAQSNPFEGKFVAFRTELEVIGEAHNEIFNQ
- a CDS encoding tetratricopeptide repeat protein, producing the protein MHTYCIRGFVFDNFYKLPLAIGLFTYIYGMRRILCIVLFFTATASFSQSDALAKNYFEQGEFEKSLRIYEKLNKENPYRLDYFMGVVQSNQQLENFTEAEQLIKEKLGSGRNFPQLFVELGHNYTLQNKTELATLSYNKAIEIIDENPNFSYIIGNTFQKYSLLDEAVTAYEKAMALSDKLDFNMQLAQIYGEQGKLEKMFDSYLGLVEKNNSYKGNAQRYFSLYTTEDPNNEANLLLKKILLQRLQQNPDVLYNQLLSWLFIQQKEYKKAFTQEKAIYKRLGDNLSGITNLAYIAIADEDYEAGREIVNYIIENSFTPQSKLQGNQILMKMEVKTATAEQYPEVANKFKNLLDEFGRNRETYSLQVDYNQFLAFQANNKELAIENLKSLAKQNLTPYQEAHVKMALADILVFDEKFNEALIYYSQIQKKVQNDVLAQEARFKVARTSYFKGDFEWAQVQLDVLKKSTSQLIANDAMELSLLIRDNSLEDSTQTALKKYARADLLAFQDRNTEAIAVLDDILTNHKGEKIEDEALYKQGLVYEKLHEYTKAESNYLKITEFYSDDILADNAHYRLAQIYEEKLNQPQKAKAQYEAIIFNYADSIYFVEARKKYRSLRGDAIN
- a CDS encoding DUF3109 family protein, which translates into the protein MFQLGKTIVSEDIIEKDFVCNLHACKGACCIEGEAGAPITPKEVSILKEIYPKVKPFLRPEGIEAIEKQGTHIKTTQGELETPLVDGKECAYVTFNERGIASCGIEDAHNAGAIDSIAPGFIKPISCHLYPVRVQEYSEFSAVNYHRWPICDDACTLGKELKVPVYKFVKTALIRKFGENWYTQLEKVASEM
- a CDS encoding MarC family protein, producing MTLNFKEIATATMVLFAVIDIVGSIPIIIGLREKAGHINSGKASIIAAVVMIVFLFLGESILNLIGVNVNEFAVAGSLILFFIALEMILGVTLFKEGDTSPDLASIFPLAFPLLAGPGSLTTLLSLRAEYQLQNIIVAIIVNIIVIYVVLKTSGKLQRFLGKNGIAVIQKIFGVILLAIAVKLFTSNIQELFNH